The following are from one region of the Bradyrhizobium sediminis genome:
- a CDS encoding tripartite tricarboxylate transporter substrate binding protein BugD, whose amino-acid sequence MNWYGRLLASGGLIALAGVSALPAPAQAQAYPTRSITMIVPFAAGGPTDVISRIVTGHMAQTLGQSIIIENVVGAGGTTATTRAARAANDGYTLITGHMGTHAASVPLYPKLAYHPQKDFEPVALLAGTPILILARKDFPPKDLKDFVTYVKANVEKVNAAHAGIGSVSHVSCQLLNSVLDIKPVGVPFNGTGPAMNALVGGQVDYMCDQIVNAVPQIKGGTIKAYAVATPARNPSLPDVPTTTEAGLPAFQAQAWNAIFAPKGTPPEVIAKLNAAAVKALDDENVRKRLLDLGSVIPATAERTPEALAALVKSEIAKWTPVLKPATN is encoded by the coding sequence ATGAACTGGTATGGTCGCCTGCTGGCAAGCGGTGGACTGATTGCGCTTGCCGGCGTCAGTGCGCTTCCCGCGCCGGCCCAGGCACAAGCCTACCCGACGCGTTCCATCACCATGATCGTGCCGTTCGCGGCCGGCGGGCCGACCGATGTCATCTCGCGCATCGTTACCGGTCATATGGCGCAGACGCTGGGCCAGAGCATCATCATCGAGAACGTGGTCGGGGCCGGCGGCACCACCGCGACCACCCGCGCCGCGCGCGCCGCTAACGACGGATATACCTTGATCACCGGGCATATGGGCACCCACGCCGCATCGGTGCCGCTGTATCCCAAGCTCGCCTATCATCCGCAAAAGGATTTCGAGCCGGTCGCGCTGCTGGCCGGGACCCCGATCCTGATCCTGGCGCGCAAGGATTTCCCGCCCAAGGATCTCAAGGATTTCGTCACCTACGTGAAAGCCAATGTCGAAAAGGTCAATGCGGCGCATGCCGGCATAGGCTCGGTCTCGCACGTGTCGTGCCAGCTTCTGAACTCGGTCCTCGACATCAAGCCGGTCGGCGTTCCCTTCAACGGCACCGGTCCCGCGATGAATGCGCTGGTCGGCGGTCAGGTCGATTATATGTGCGACCAGATCGTCAACGCCGTGCCGCAGATCAAGGGCGGCACCATCAAGGCCTATGCGGTGGCAACGCCTGCGCGCAATCCGTCCTTGCCCGACGTTCCGACCACCACGGAGGCCGGCCTGCCGGCCTTCCAGGCCCAGGCCTGGAACGCGATCTTCGCGCCGAAGGGAACTCCGCCGGAGGTGATCGCCAAGCTCAACGCGGCGGCGGTCAAGGCGCTCGACGATGAAAACGTCCGCAAGCGCCTGCTCGATCTCGGCAGCGTGATCCCGGCGACGGCCGAACGCACGCCGGAAGCGCTGGCGGCGCTGGTGAAGAGCGAAATCGCCAAGTGGACGCCGGTTCTCAAGCCCGCAACCAACTGA
- a CDS encoding thymidylate synthase — protein MNQYHDLLERILSDGAEKHDRTGTGTLSIFGHQMRFNLAAGFPMLTTKKLPLKSIVHELLWFLKGDTNIKYLKDNGVSIWDEWADANGDLGPVYGSQWRSWPAPDGRRIDQISNVIDMIRRNPDSRRLIVSAWNPADVDKMALPPCHCLFQFYVANGKLSCQLYQRSADVFLGVPFNIASYALLTMMVAQVTGLKLGDFVHSFGDVHLYSNHLDQARLQLTRQTRPLPTMKINPDVKDIFAFRYEDFVLEGYDPHPHIKAEVAV, from the coding sequence ATGAACCAGTACCACGACCTGCTCGAACGGATTCTCTCTGACGGCGCGGAGAAGCACGACCGCACCGGCACCGGTACGTTGTCGATCTTCGGCCATCAGATGCGCTTCAACCTGGCCGCCGGCTTCCCGATGCTGACCACCAAGAAGTTGCCGCTGAAATCGATCGTGCACGAGCTGCTGTGGTTCCTCAAAGGCGACACCAACATCAAATACCTCAAGGACAACGGCGTTTCGATCTGGGACGAGTGGGCCGACGCCAATGGCGATCTCGGCCCGGTCTATGGGTCGCAGTGGCGATCGTGGCCGGCGCCGGACGGACGCCGCATCGACCAGATCTCCAACGTCATCGACATGATCCGGCGCAATCCGGATTCACGGCGCCTGATCGTCAGCGCCTGGAATCCGGCCGATGTCGACAAGATGGCGCTGCCGCCCTGTCATTGCCTGTTTCAGTTCTACGTCGCCAACGGCAAATTGTCGTGCCAGCTCTATCAGCGCTCCGCCGACGTGTTTCTCGGCGTGCCCTTCAACATCGCTTCCTATGCGCTGCTGACGATGATGGTCGCGCAGGTAACTGGCCTGAAGCTCGGCGACTTCGTTCACAGTTTCGGCGACGTTCATCTTTATTCGAACCATCTCGATCAGGCCCGGCTGCAACTGACGCGCCAGACGCGGCCGCTGCCCACGATGAAGATCAATCCCGACGTAAAGGACATCTTCGCCTTCCGCTATGAGGATTTTGTGCTCGAAGGCTACGACCCGCACCCGCATATCAAGGCCGAGGTCGCGGTGTGA
- a CDS encoding dihydrofolate reductase, giving the protein MPWRLKSDMQRFKAMTMGRPVVMGRKTFVSLRRPLPGRTNIVVTRDAGFRAEGAVVTTSFAAARAVATGDALRRLATEIAVIGGAEIYAQWMTCADRLEITEVHARPEGDTHFPAIDPAVWEEVARVRHTAGPDDSADTSYVTYRRRKPH; this is encoded by the coding sequence ATGCCATGGCGGCTGAAGTCCGACATGCAGCGCTTCAAGGCGATGACGATGGGCAGGCCGGTGGTGATGGGCCGCAAGACCTTCGTCTCGTTGCGCAGGCCGCTGCCCGGACGGACCAACATCGTCGTTACGCGCGACGCCGGCTTTCGCGCCGAAGGCGCGGTGGTGACGACGTCGTTCGCCGCCGCCCGCGCGGTCGCGACCGGTGACGCGCTGCGGCGTTTAGCCACTGAGATCGCCGTGATCGGCGGCGCCGAAATCTACGCGCAATGGATGACGTGCGCCGACCGTCTGGAAATTACCGAAGTCCATGCCCGGCCCGAAGGCGATACGCACTTTCCCGCCATCGATCCGGCCGTTTGGGAAGAGGTCGCGCGCGTGCGGCATACGGCCGGACCGGACGACAGCGCCGACACCTCCTATGTGACATATCGCCGGCGAAAGCCGCATTAA
- the hflK gene encoding FtsH protease activity modulator HflK yields MPWKNQGGGPWGSGSKGPWGSGPQSGGPRPPDLEDLLRRGQDKLQQLLPGGYFSGMGVAIILLAAVVIWGLSGFFRVQSEELGVVLRFGKHVRTVQPGLNYHLPYPIETVLLPKALRVSTINIGMNLIEDPARRGRTMRDVPEESLMLTGDENIVDVDFTVLWRIKPDGVGNYLFNIQNPEGTVKAVAESAMREVIGRSNIQPILTGARTTTEAGVQELMQKTLDSYGSGVLVQQVQMQKVDPPAQVIDAFRDVQAARADLERLQNEAQTYANRVVPDARGRAAQIIQVAEGYKEQAVAEAKGQSARFLKVYDEYKKAPDVTRQRIYLETMERILGNAEKLVYDGGNSSSGQSIVPYLPLSELSPRRQAAPTQQQGGAAR; encoded by the coding sequence ATGCCGTGGAAGAATCAAGGCGGAGGCCCGTGGGGCTCCGGTTCGAAAGGGCCCTGGGGCTCCGGCCCGCAATCGGGGGGGCCGAGGCCGCCCGATCTCGAGGACCTTCTGCGCCGCGGCCAGGACAAGCTCCAGCAATTGCTGCCGGGCGGGTATTTCAGCGGCATGGGCGTCGCGATCATCCTGCTCGCGGCCGTGGTGATCTGGGGACTGTCCGGATTCTTCCGCGTCCAGTCCGAAGAGCTCGGCGTCGTGCTGCGTTTCGGCAAGCATGTGCGCACGGTGCAGCCGGGCCTGAACTATCATCTGCCGTATCCGATCGAGACCGTGCTGCTGCCGAAGGCGCTGCGGGTCTCCACCATCAACATCGGCATGAACCTGATCGAGGATCCGGCGCGGCGCGGCAGGACGATGCGCGATGTGCCGGAAGAGAGCCTGATGCTGACTGGCGACGAGAACATCGTCGACGTCGACTTCACCGTGCTGTGGCGGATCAAGCCGGACGGCGTCGGCAATTACCTGTTCAACATCCAGAACCCAGAAGGCACTGTGAAGGCGGTGGCCGAAAGCGCGATGCGCGAGGTGATCGGCCGTTCCAACATCCAGCCGATCCTCACCGGCGCCCGTACCACCACCGAGGCCGGCGTGCAGGAATTGATGCAGAAGACGCTCGACAGCTACGGCTCCGGCGTCCTGGTACAGCAGGTCCAGATGCAGAAGGTCGATCCGCCCGCACAGGTGATCGACGCGTTCCGCGACGTGCAGGCGGCGCGCGCCGATCTCGAGCGGCTGCAGAACGAAGCGCAGACCTATGCCAACCGCGTAGTCCCCGACGCGCGCGGCCGGGCCGCACAGATCATCCAGGTCGCCGAAGGCTACAAGGAGCAGGCGGTCGCCGAGGCCAAGGGCCAGAGCGCACGCTTCCTGAAGGTCTACGACGAATACAAGAAGGCGCCCGATGTTACGCGGCAGCGCATCTATCTGGAGACGATGGAGCGCATTCTCGGCAATGCCGAGAAGCTGGTCTATGACGGCGGCAATTCGTCGTCCGGGCAGAGCATCGTGCCGTATTTGCCGCTGAGCGAGCTGTCGCCGCGGCGTCAGGCCGCGCCAACTCAACAGCAGGGCGGAGCCGCAAGATGA
- the hflC gene encoding protease modulator HflC, which yields MRSGITGIVSLIVLFFVVIVGYSSVFTVSQTEQVLVVRLGEPVRVVTEPGLNFKAPFIDTVISIDKRILDLENPSQEVIASDQKRLVVDAFARYRIKNALRFYQSIGSIQAANIQLTTLLNASLRRVLGEVTFIQVVRDEREALMARIRDQLDKEADGYGIQVVDVRIRRADLPEQNSQAVYQRMQTERQREAAEFRAQGGQKAQEIRSKADREATVIIADANSSAEQVRGAGDGERNRLFAEAYGKDPDFFAFYRSMTAYETGLRSNDTRFLLRPDSDFFKFFSNSSGKPPAAAAPKP from the coding sequence ATGAGATCCGGTATTACAGGTATTGTCTCGCTGATCGTGCTGTTTTTCGTCGTGATCGTCGGCTACAGCTCGGTGTTCACGGTATCTCAGACCGAACAGGTGCTGGTGGTGCGGCTCGGCGAGCCCGTGCGGGTCGTCACCGAGCCGGGCCTGAACTTCAAGGCGCCGTTCATCGATACCGTGATCAGTATCGACAAGCGGATCCTCGATCTGGAAAACCCGTCGCAGGAAGTGATCGCGTCGGACCAGAAGCGGCTCGTGGTCGACGCCTTCGCCCGCTACCGCATCAAGAACGCGCTGCGGTTCTATCAAAGCATCGGCTCGATCCAGGCCGCCAACATCCAGTTGACGACGCTGCTCAACGCGTCGCTGCGCCGCGTGCTCGGCGAGGTCACCTTCATCCAGGTCGTGCGCGACGAGCGCGAGGCCTTGATGGCGCGGATCCGCGACCAGCTCGACAAGGAGGCCGACGGCTACGGCATCCAGGTGGTCGATGTGCGGATCAGGCGCGCCGATCTGCCGGAGCAGAACAGCCAGGCGGTGTACCAGCGCATGCAGACCGAGCGGCAGCGCGAAGCCGCCGAGTTCCGCGCCCAAGGCGGCCAGAAGGCGCAGGAGATCAGGTCCAAAGCCGATCGCGAAGCCACCGTCATCATCGCCGACGCCAATTCGAGCGCCGAGCAGGTGCGCGGCGCCGGCGACGGCGAACGCAACCGGCTGTTCGCCGAAGCCTATGGCAAGGATCCGGATTTCTTCGCCTTCTACCGCTCGATGACCGCCTACGAGACCGGGCTGCGCAGCAACGATACCCGCTTCCTGCTGCGTCCGGACTCCGACTTCTTCAAGTTCTTCAGCAATTCGTCGGGCAAGCCGCCGGCGGCGGCCGCGCCGAAGCCGTAA
- a CDS encoding DUF2065 domain-containing protein has translation MRSIAFADFLIGLGILFVLEGLLFAASPAWMRRAMKSALETPDNILRVVGIGSAVAGLILIWFVRR, from the coding sequence ATGAGGTCCATTGCGTTCGCCGACTTCCTCATCGGTCTGGGCATTCTGTTCGTGCTTGAGGGCCTCTTGTTCGCGGCAAGCCCGGCCTGGATGCGCCGGGCCATGAAGAGCGCGCTGGAGACCCCGGACAACATCCTGCGCGTCGTCGGCATCGGATCGGCGGTCGCCGGCCTGATCCTGATCTGGTTCGTGCGGCGCTGA
- a CDS encoding Do family serine endopeptidase, with protein sequence MTGAIRYQSRRFRPLVAAICLGAASVLSAPALARGPDGIADIAEKVIDAVVNISTSQTVEAKGGSSGGDRGAMPQLPPGSPFEEFFDDFFKNRRGGPGGGSKGGEVQPRKTNSLGSGFIVDTAGIAVTNNHVIADADEINIIMNDGTKIKAELVGVDKKTDLAVLKFKPPAKPLVAVKFGDSEKLRLGEWVIAIGNPFSLGGTVTAGIVSARNRDINSGPYDSYIQTDAAINRGNSGGPLFNLDGEVVGVNTLIISPSGGSIGIGFAVPSKTVIGVVDSLRQFGELRRGWLGVRIQQVTDEIAESLNIKPARGALIAGVEEKGPAKPAGIEPGDVVVKFDGKDIKEPKDLSRVVAGTAVGKEVDVVIIRKGKEETRKVTLGRLQDDKAVQASAKTKEEPAEKPVTQKALGLDLATLSKDLRTRYKIKDSVKGVIITGVDNASDAAEKRLSAGDVIVEVAQESVANAADIKKRVDQLKKDGKKSVLLLVSNAEGELRFVALSVQ encoded by the coding sequence ATGACCGGTGCGATTCGTTACCAGAGCCGTCGCTTCCGTCCCTTGGTGGCCGCAATCTGCCTTGGCGCCGCAAGCGTTCTTTCCGCGCCGGCTTTGGCCCGGGGGCCCGACGGCATTGCCGACATCGCCGAGAAGGTGATCGACGCGGTCGTCAACATCTCGACCTCGCAGACCGTCGAAGCCAAGGGCGGGTCTTCCGGCGGCGACAGGGGCGCGATGCCGCAACTGCCGCCCGGCTCGCCGTTCGAGGAGTTCTTTGACGATTTTTTCAAGAACCGCCGCGGCGGCCCGGGAGGCGGTTCCAAGGGCGGTGAGGTGCAGCCGCGCAAGACCAACTCGCTCGGCTCCGGTTTCATCGTCGACACCGCGGGTATTGCCGTGACCAACAATCACGTCATCGCGGATGCCGACGAGATCAACATCATCATGAACGACGGCACCAAGATCAAGGCCGAGCTGGTCGGCGTCGACAAGAAGACCGATCTGGCGGTGCTGAAGTTCAAGCCGCCGGCGAAGCCGCTGGTCGCGGTAAAGTTCGGCGATTCCGAAAAGCTCCGGCTCGGCGAATGGGTGATCGCGATCGGCAACCCGTTCAGCCTCGGCGGCACGGTCACCGCCGGCATCGTCTCGGCGCGCAACCGCGACATCAACTCCGGTCCCTATGACAGCTACATCCAGACCGACGCCGCCATCAACCGCGGCAATTCCGGCGGTCCGCTGTTCAACCTCGACGGCGAAGTCGTCGGCGTCAACACGCTGATCATCTCGCCGTCGGGAGGTTCGATCGGCATCGGCTTTGCGGTGCCGTCGAAGACCGTGATCGGCGTGGTCGATTCGCTGCGGCAGTTCGGCGAGCTGCGCCGCGGCTGGCTTGGCGTCCGTATCCAGCAGGTTACCGACGAGATCGCCGAAAGCCTCAACATCAAGCCTGCGCGCGGCGCGCTGATCGCCGGCGTCGAGGAAAAGGGCCCGGCGAAGCCCGCCGGCATCGAGCCCGGCGACGTCGTCGTCAAATTCGACGGCAAGGACATCAAGGAGCCAAAGGATCTGTCGCGCGTGGTGGCCGGCACTGCGGTCGGCAAGGAGGTCGACGTCGTCATCATCCGCAAGGGCAAGGAAGAGACCCGCAAGGTCACGCTCGGCCGCCTCCAGGACGACAAGGCGGTGCAGGCCTCGGCCAAGACCAAGGAAGAGCCCGCGGAAAAGCCGGTGACGCAGAAGGCGCTCGGCCTCGATCTCGCCACCCTCAGCAAGGACCTGCGCACCCGCTACAAGATCAAGGACAGCGTCAAGGGCGTCATCATCACCGGTGTCGACAACGCCTCCGACGCCGCCGAAAAGCGCCTCAGCGCCGGCGACGTGATCGTCGAGGTCGCGCAGGAGTCGGTCGCCAACGCCGCCGACATCAAGAAGCGCGTCGATCAGCTGAAGAAAGACGGCAAGAAGTCGGTGCTGCTATTGGTATCGAACGCCGAAGGCGAACTGCGGTTCGTGGCACTGAGCGTGCAGTAG
- a CDS encoding nucleotidyltransferase family protein has product MNRNEALETLRRSEPDLRARGVRRAAVFGSAARGDSRPGSDVDIMVEIDPDAHLTVFDYVGLKDYIASLFDGPVDVVNRDGLKPYVRPAATANAIYAF; this is encoded by the coding sequence ATGAACCGTAACGAAGCACTTGAGACCTTGCGTCGATCCGAACCTGATCTCCGTGCGCGCGGCGTGCGGCGGGCGGCCGTGTTCGGCTCGGCGGCGCGCGGCGACAGCCGTCCTGGCAGCGATGTCGACATCATGGTCGAGATCGATCCGGACGCGCATCTCACCGTGTTCGACTATGTGGGTCTCAAGGATTATATCGCGAGCCTGTTTGATGGTCCCGTCGACGTGGTGAACCGCGACGGCCTCAAACCCTACGTCCGCCCCGCTGCGACGGCTAACGCAATCTATGCCTTCTAA
- a CDS encoding DUF2442 domain-containing protein, which produces MSTLEIDVADIRPVSVAFTADELVVTLADGRKIATPLAWYPRLRDAGVTARERFELMPMGIHWPELDEDLGVAGMLRGRPGA; this is translated from the coding sequence ATGAGCACTTTGGAAATTGATGTCGCCGATATCAGGCCGGTCTCGGTTGCCTTCACGGCCGATGAGCTGGTGGTGACACTGGCGGATGGACGCAAGATCGCGACCCCACTGGCGTGGTATCCGCGGCTGCGCGACGCCGGTGTGACGGCGCGCGAGCGCTTCGAGTTGATGCCGATGGGCATTCACTGGCCTGAACTCGACGAGGACCTCGGCGTCGCCGGGATGCTGCGCGGCCGGCCGGGCGCTTGA
- a CDS encoding DUF4160 domain-containing protein, producing the protein MPTVLRWGPYRAFFYSNEGGEPPHIHVRAGDFEAKFWLHDLSVAANAGFPAHEIGAIVRHLRPQRDLLESKWHEHFGN; encoded by the coding sequence ATGCCAACCGTCCTGCGTTGGGGACCTTATCGGGCGTTCTTTTACTCCAACGAGGGAGGCGAACCGCCGCATATTCACGTCAGGGCCGGAGATTTTGAAGCCAAGTTCTGGCTGCATGACCTCTCTGTCGCGGCCAATGCGGGATTTCCCGCCCATGAAATCGGCGCTATTGTCCGTCACTTGAGACCGCAACGCGATCTGCTCGAAAGCAAATGGCATGAGCACTTTGGAAATTGA
- the serB gene encoding phosphoserine phosphatase SerB — protein MSLVATLICNPANPALDSTVVDGARAVLPSAGAPQWLFDEVAVDIPFEGQHDTRVIEDRLREARGDLPIDIVVQPRAARRKKLFLADMDSTMIGQECIDELADFVGLKPHVAAITERAMRGEIEFEPALRERVALLKGMPVSVVEEVLKKRITPTPGGRELVMTMRAHGAWTCLISGGFTLFTKAVAAAIGFQENRANQLLTRDGQLVGEVREPILGRAAKLATLIELRESFDLDEIDTLVTGDGANDLGMIQAAGLGVAYHAKPAVAAAAAARIDHGDLTALLYAQGYRRDEFVEG, from the coding sequence ATGTCTCTCGTCGCCACGCTCATCTGCAATCCCGCCAACCCTGCGCTCGACTCCACCGTGGTCGACGGCGCGCGCGCCGTTCTGCCCTCGGCCGGCGCTCCGCAATGGTTGTTCGACGAAGTCGCCGTCGATATCCCCTTCGAAGGCCAACACGATACCCGGGTCATCGAGGATCGCCTGCGCGAGGCCCGCGGCGATTTGCCGATCGACATTGTCGTGCAGCCTCGGGCCGCCAGGCGCAAGAAGCTTTTTCTGGCCGACATGGATTCCACCATGATCGGCCAGGAATGCATCGACGAACTGGCGGATTTCGTCGGCCTGAAGCCGCATGTCGCCGCGATCACCGAACGCGCGATGCGCGGCGAGATCGAGTTCGAGCCGGCGTTGCGCGAGCGGGTCGCGCTGCTGAAGGGCATGCCCGTCAGCGTGGTCGAGGAGGTGCTGAAGAAACGCATCACGCCGACGCCGGGCGGCCGCGAGCTGGTCATGACCATGCGCGCCCACGGTGCCTGGACCTGCCTGATCTCGGGCGGCTTCACGCTGTTCACCAAAGCGGTGGCGGCGGCGATCGGATTTCAGGAAAACCGCGCCAATCAGTTGCTGACCCGCGACGGCCAATTGGTCGGCGAAGTCAGGGAGCCGATCCTCGGCCGCGCCGCCAAGCTCGCAACCCTGATCGAGCTGCGCGAGTCCTTCGATCTCGACGAGATCGACACCCTGGTGACCGGCGACGGCGCCAACGACCTCGGCATGATCCAGGCCGCCGGCCTCGGCGTCGCCTATCATGCCAAGCCCGCCGTCGCCGCGGCCGCTGCGGCAAGGATCGATCACGGCGACCTCACGGCGTTGTTGTATGCGCAGGGGTATCGGCGGGACGAGTTCGTGGAGGGATAG
- the miaA gene encoding tRNA (adenosine(37)-N6)-dimethylallyltransferase MiaA, producing MNSPDDSKAVLIAGPTASGKSALALELAQKTGGVVINADSMQVYRDLRILTARPTPEEEAQVPHRLYGHVDAAVNFSAGAWVADAAKVLAELRAQNRLPIFVGGTGLYFKALTSGLSAVPPIPAEIRDSVRARLERDGVEALHAELARHDPASAERLKPRDRTRIARALEVVEATSRSLTDWHRDSLPPLLPPGQFRALFLAPDRDQLYARIDARFDAMLKSGALEEVAALAARHLDPLLPAMKAHGVPALIRHLAGEISLEEAAVIGRADTRHYAKRQFTWFRHQLPEFQWVKPEQAREWLSAVIPGRA from the coding sequence GTGAATTCACCTGACGACAGCAAGGCCGTGCTTATCGCAGGGCCGACCGCCAGCGGCAAGTCGGCGCTGGCGCTCGAGCTTGCGCAAAAAACCGGCGGCGTCGTCATCAATGCCGATTCCATGCAGGTGTATCGCGATTTGCGCATCCTCACCGCGCGTCCGACGCCGGAAGAGGAAGCGCAGGTTCCGCACCGGCTCTATGGCCATGTCGATGCCGCGGTGAATTTTTCCGCCGGCGCATGGGTGGCCGATGCGGCCAAGGTGCTGGCGGAGCTGCGCGCGCAAAACCGGCTGCCGATCTTCGTCGGCGGCACCGGCCTGTATTTCAAGGCGCTGACGTCAGGACTGTCGGCGGTGCCGCCGATCCCCGCCGAAATACGCGACAGCGTGCGCGCGCGGCTGGAGCGCGACGGTGTCGAGGCGCTGCATGCCGAACTGGCGCGACACGATCCGGCGTCGGCCGAACGCCTGAAGCCGCGCGACCGCACCCGCATCGCCCGCGCCCTGGAGGTGGTCGAGGCGACCTCGCGTTCGCTGACCGACTGGCATCGCGACAGTCTGCCGCCGCTGTTGCCGCCGGGTCAATTCCGCGCGCTGTTTCTCGCGCCCGATCGCGATCAGCTCTATGCGCGGATCGATGCGCGCTTCGATGCGATGCTGAAATCAGGCGCACTGGAGGAGGTCGCGGCTTTGGCGGCGCGGCATCTCGATCCGCTGCTGCCGGCGATGAAGGCGCATGGTGTGCCGGCCCTGATCCGGCATCTTGCCGGCGAGATCAGCCTGGAAGAGGCGGCCGTGATCGGCCGCGCCGATACCCGGCACTATGCCAAGCGGCAATTCACCTGGTTCAGGCACCAATTGCCGGAGTTCCAGTGGGTGAAGCCGGAGCAGGCGAGGGAGTGGCTCTCGGCAGTCATTCCGGGGCGCGCATAG